The Deltaproteobacteria bacterium genomic interval CAGCTCGACCAGCTGACGCACGATGGCGAGCCCGAGCCCGAGGCCGCCGTGCGTGCGCGTGGTGGCGCTGTCGGCCTGGCGGAAGCGTTCGAAGACGAGGGGGAGGAAGTCGGGGCGAATACCGTTGCCGCTGTCGCTCACGACGATCTGCGCGCGCGCGTCCGCCAGACCGAGCCGGACCTCGACGCGGCCGCCCTCCGGCGTGAACTTGATCGCGTTCGAGAGAAGGTTCCAGACCACCTGCTGCAAGCGGCCGGCGTCGCCCCACACCTGGCGTGGGGCGCTGAAGAGGGCGGACTTGAGCCGGATGCCCTTCGCCTCCGCCGCCGGGCGGACGGCCACGATGGCGGCGGCGACGACCTGCCTCAGGTCCACCGGTCCGGCCTTCAGGCGCAGCTTGCCGGCGACGATGCGCGAGACATCGGTCAGGTCCTCGATCATCCGGGCGAGCGACTCGGTACACCGCTCGATCGCCGCGAGCGCGCGGGGCGCCTTCGTCGCGTCGAGCTTGCCCGTCCCGAGCAGGCGCGCCCAGACCACGACCGCGCTGAGCGGCGTGCGCAGCTCGTGCGACAGGGTCATCAGGAACTCGTCCTTGATGCGGTTGGCCTCCTGCGCCCTGCGGTAGAGGCGAGTGTTGTCGACCGCCAGCGCCGCGCGGCGCGCCAGCTCCTCGGCGACGGCGAGATCGTCGCGGTCGTAGCGGCGAGCGGACACCGACGTGACGAACGTCATCGCGCCGAGCGACTGCCCCCGCGCCACGAGCGGCACGATCATGGCCGAGCGGTACCCGAGCTGGCGCATGACCGCGAGCTGCTCGGGGCCGGCGGCGACGGCGACCAGCGCCTCGTCGGTCACCTCGGGGACCAGCTCCGACCGCCCCGTCCGCACCACCTTCGTTCGCGGGTGGATCCCGCGCGGGTCCGGCGGGCAGGTGGCCAGCACGTCGGCGAGCTCCCCGTGCGCCGGATGATGCGCCACGGCGATCCGGCGGAGCCCGCCGTCCGGCTCGAGCATGTCGACCGTGCACCAGTCGGCGAGGAACGGCACCGCCAGGCGCGCGACGCTCGCGAGCGTGGTCTGGTAGTCGAGCGAGCCTGCGAGCACGGAGCTCGCCTCGGCGAGGAAGGCGGCGCGGCACCCCTCGACCTCCGCCGCGGCGCGGGCGACCTGCTCGCGCGCCAGCAGCTCGGCCCTCTCCCGCTCGATCCGCTTGCGCTCGGTGACGTCGTAGAAGGCAGCCACGCCCGCCATGATGCGGCCCTCGCGGTCGCGGATGGGCGTGGCGCTGGTGAAGAGGGTCGCGCGCACGCCGTCGCCCCGCACGAAGTCGATCTCCTCGCCCGCCACCACCTCCCCGCT includes:
- a CDS encoding response regulator — its product is MRDLSPAGGQVHVLSGEASVLLRYGVALLATAVAFGASLLLWPLIDPNGFALFCAAVMVTASYGGLGPGLLATALATYAGAYLLASSAQSPGFGPHDAVRLALFMWAALLISALNTRRKRAERERERILERAEGERGRLEAVLQQMPAGVVMVDAATGGVLLSNRQVEGILRRPLPPGLSRYDQLQGFHPDGRAYRAEEWPLARAIRSGEVVAGEEIDFVRGDGVRATLFTSATPIRDREGRIMAGVAAFYDVTERKRIERERAELLAREQVARAAAEVEGCRAAFLAEASSVLAGSLDYQTTLASVARLAVPFLADWCTVDMLEPDGGLRRIAVAHHPAHGELADVLATCPPDPRGIHPRTKVVRTGRSELVPEVTDEALVAVAAGPEQLAVMRQLGYRSAMIVPLVARGQSLGAMTFVTSVSARRYDRDDLAVAEELARRAALAVDNTRLYRRAQEANRIKDEFLMTLSHELRTPLSAVVVWARLLGTGKLDATKAPRALAAIERCTESLARMIEDLTDVSRIVAGKLRLKAGPVDLRQVVAAAIVAVRPAAEAKGIRLKSALFSAPRQVWGDAGRLQQVVWNLLSNAIKFTPEGGRVEVRLGLADARAQIVVSDSGNGIRPDFLPLVFERFRQADSATTRTHGGLGLGLAIVRQLVELHGGTVRAESPGEGQGATFTVSLPIPTARLAGAPGHEQPGRGDAPSLEGLSVLVVDDEADAREWLTVVLEQCGAVVTAVASAREALGALELGRPDILVSDIGMPGEDGYSLIEKVRALDARHGRRIPAVALTAYAGPEDRQRALSAGYELHVPKPVAPEDLVTALAALSGRSAA